One Glycine max cultivar Williams 82 chromosome 3, Glycine_max_v4.0, whole genome shotgun sequence DNA window includes the following coding sequences:
- the LOC100788616 gene encoding pentatricopeptide repeat-containing protein At2g45350, chloroplastic: MLVCATSCSSHQPWASPIPTLTTLPKCTTAEHVNQLHARMITTGFLKNPSLTAKLVLSCISSPREPLVEFARYVFFKHHAFRDFRDDPFLWNALLRSHSHGCDPRGALVLLCLMIENGVRVDGYSFSLVLKACARVGLVREGMQVYGLLWKMNFGSDVFLQNCLIGLFVRCGCVELARQLFDRMADRDVVSYNSMIDGYVKCGAVERARELFDSMEERNLITWNSMIGGYVRWEEGVEFAWSLFVKMPEKDLVSWNTMIDGCVKNGRMEDARVLFDEMPERDSVSWVTMIDGYVKLGDVLAARRLFDEMPSRDVISCNSMMAGYVQNGCCIEALKIFYDMKRATNVVPDDTTLLIVITAFAQLGHVEDGVVIHHYLMDKGYSLNGKLGVALIDMYSKCGSIDNAISVFENVEQKCVDHWNAMIGGLAIHGMGLMAFDFLMEMGRLSVIPDDITFIGVLSACRHAGMLKEGLICFELMQKVYNLEPKVQHYGCMVDMLSRAGHIEEAKKLIEEMPVEPNDVIWKTLLSACQNYENFSIGEPIAQQLTQLYSCSPSSYVLLSNIYASLGMWDNVKRVRTEMKERQLKKIPGCSWIELGGIVHQFSVQDRTHPQVTEIYSLLSSL; encoded by the coding sequence ATGCTTGTGTGTGCCACTAGTTGCTCATCACACCAGCCATGGGCTTCACCCATTCCCACACTCACCACACTCCCAAAATGCACAACCGCAGAACACGTGAACCAGCTCCACGCACGCATGATCACAACCGGGTTCCTCAAAAACCCTTCCCTCACCGCAAAACTCGTTCTTTCTTGCATTTCCTCACCCCGTGAGCCTCTTGTCGAGTTCGCTCGCTACGTTTTCTTCAAGCACCACGCTTTTCGCGATTTCCGTGATGACCCTTTTCTCTGGAACGCTCTGCTCAGGTCCCACTCTCACGGGTGTGACCCCAGAGGGGCCCTAGTTCTGCTCTGCTTGATGATCGAAAATGGGGTGCGTGTGGATGGGTACTCGTTTTCGTTGGTTCTGAAGGCTTGTGCTAGAGTGGGTTTGGTTAGGGAGGGAATGCAGGTTTATGGGTTGTTGTGGAAGATGAATTTTGGGTCTGATGTGTTTTTGCAGAATTGTTTGATTGGGTTGTTTGTGAGATGCGGGTGTGTTGAGCTTGCGCGCCAGTTGTTTGACAGAATGGCTGACCGGGATGTTGTTTCGTATAACTCTATGATTGATGGGTATGTGAAGTGTGGGGCGGTGGAGAGGGCGCGTGAGTTGTTTGATAGTATGGAGGAGAGGAATTTGATTACTTGGAATTCAATGATTGGAGGGTATGTGAGGTGGGAAGAGGGGGTGGAGTTTGCTTGGAGTTTGTTTGTTAAAATGCCGGAGAAGGACTTGGTTTCGTGGAACACGATGATTGACGGTTGTGTGAAAAATGGGAGGATGGAGGATGCTCGGGTGTTGTTTGATGAGATGCCGGAGAGGGATTCGGTCAGCTGGGTTACCATGATAGATGGTTATGTGAAATTGGGTGATGTTCTTGCTGCGAGGCGATTGTTTGATGAAATGCCGAGCAGAGATGTTATTTCTTGTAATTCGATGATGGCAGGCTATGTTCAAAATGGTTGTTGCATTGAggctttgaaaatattttatgatatgAAAAGGGCAACAAATGTGGTGCCTGATGATACTACGTTGTTGATTGTAATCACAGCGTTTGCCCAATTAGGACACGTTGAAGATGGAGTTGTGATACATCATTATTTGATGGACAAGGGGTACTCTCTGAATGGTAAGCTTGGTGTTGCTCTAATTGACATGTATTCGAAGTGCGGTAGCATTGATAACGCTATCTCAGTGTTTGAGAATGTCGAACAAAAATGTGTTGATCATTGGAATGCTATGATCGGTGGTTTAGCTATTCATGGAATGGGTTTAATGGCTTTCGATTTTCTCATGGAGATGGGAAGGCTTTCTGTTATTCCTGATGATATCACATTCATTGGAGTGTTGAGTGCTTGTAGGCATGCTGGCATGTTGAAGGAAGGACTGATATGTTTTGAGCTCATGCAAAAAGTATACAATCTGGAACCTAAAGTGCAGCACTATGGATGCATGGTGGACATGCTTAGTCGCGCAGGGCACATTGAAGAAGCCAAGAAACTCATTGAGGAGATGCCTGTTGAACCCAATGATGTGATTTGGAAGACCTTACTCAGTGCTtgccaaaattatgaaaacttCTCTATAGGAGAGCCTATAGCTCAGCAATTGACTCAGCTATATTCATGCAGTCCAAGTTCCTATGTGCTCCTGTCTAATATTTATGCCAGTTTGGGCATGTGGGACAATGTAAAGAGGGTTAGGACAGAAATGAAAGAAAGGCAATTAAAGAAAATTCCAGGTTGTAGTTGGATTGAACTGGGGGGAATTGTTCACCAGTTCTCTGTACAAGATAGGACACACCCTCAGGTTACTGAGATTTATTCTTTGTTAAGTAGCTTGTAA
- the LOC100794419 gene encoding uncharacterized protein — translation MKLVWSPESALQAYIDTVKSCEKFKETGVPELLSAMAAGWNTKFIVESWSYGGPIAASVGLAVAARNTGARHVCIVPDERSKMQYITALAEMGVSPPPEVVAGEAEAAVARLAGLDFLVVDCKRKEFARVLRVAEVGPKGAVLACKNAWQRNFCGGFRWNMVLQKGVRIVRSVFLPVGKGLDIAYIGSSRSGVSPAPPPPPATTSKTRPSRWIKHIDQQSGEEHLFRDSSSH, via the exons ATGAAGCTCGTTTGGTCTCCCGAATCAGCCTTACAAGCTTACATAGACACGGTTAAATCA TGTGAGAAATTCAAGGAAACCGGGGTACCAGAGTTGCTATCAGCCATGGCTGCAGGGTGGAACACGAAATTCATAGTAGAATCATGGTCCTACGGTGGTCCCATAGCTGCAAGCGTAGGCCTAGCAGTTGCAGCTCGCAACACGGGTGCAAGACACGTGTGCATAGTCCCTGATGAACGGTCGAAGATGCAGTACATAACGGCCTTAGCCGAGATGGGGGTGTCGCCGCCGCCGGAGGTGGTGGCTGGGGAGGCGGAGGCTGCGGTGGCGCGGCTGGCGGGGCTAGACTTTCTGGTGGTCGATTGCAAAAGGAAGGAGTTCGCTAGGGTTCTGAGGGTGGCTGAGGTGGGTCCAAAAGGAGCGGTTTTGGCATGCAAGAATGCATGGCAGAGAAACTTTTGTGGCGGCTTCAGATGGAACATGGTGCTACAAAAAGGTGTCCGTATAGTTAGGTCAGTTTTCCTTCCTGTTGGGAAGGGTTTGGATATTGCATACATAGGGAGTAGTAGAAGTGGTGTATCACcggcaccaccaccaccaccagcaACAACTTCAAAGACTCGTCCTAGCCGTTGGATCAAACACATAGATCAACAATCAGGAGAAGAACACCTTTTCAGAGACTCATCATCCCATtag